ttatgaataaaattgctGTGGACATGTATGTAAAAAAGTCTTTGTGAAGATATATGTTCATATCTCTTGGGTAATACCTAGGAGTGGGCTTGCTTAGTCTTACAGTGTTGAACTCTGTAAGAAACTACTGAATTGTTTTCTAAAGATCATACCATCTTAATATTTCTATCtaacttctgtttttaaaaaatatttatttgtttatttggctgggTCAGGTCTTGGTTGAAgaacatgggatcttcattgcagcatgcaggatctttcgttgtggcgtgtgggctctttgttgcggcacacttgcttttctttagttgtggtgcgcgggctccagagtgcgtgggctcggtagttgtggcatgtaggttctctaattgtggcttgcgggctcagtagttgcagcacgcgggctcagtagttgtgacacttgggcttagttgcccccgcagcatgtgggatcttagttccccgaccgggggctgaacccaagtcccctgcattggaaggtggattcttaaccactgcaccaccagggaactccccccaCTATGTAACTTCTTGATATTCCTGAAAGGATAATTTTTGGAAACATATCATTTCCTGGGATTACACATAATTTATCATATCATTAAGCAGTGTTTCATAAAGTCACCATCTGCATTGTGCTTTAAGGTATGCTTATGCTTAGAATGTGTGCTAAGGGTGCTTGTTAAAACGCAGATCCTTGGGTCTCATCACCAAAAATTCTGACACAGTAAAAGTTGGAGAGCCACATGCTAATATGGCACTTAGTCTTTTCTAAAAGCatagttttcattatttattcagtTAGTGTTTATTGAGCTGTTTTTGGCTCTTCCTTTGCATTCACGTAcattttattaactattttttccTATACTTGGGATCACCCAAGGTTTATCTGGGCCCCTTTCTTTGCTCGCCACCTAGTGGTGACAAATAAGAACCATACAAAACTTTactgatgaatgaatgcataGGAAGTGGACAGTGTGCCCTTCTAAAGGAGGAAGGATTGCAAATACCCAAAGATAAGTTTGTGTTTGTGACTAACCAAATGCTCAGTATATGCTTGCTATATGAATGAATTCCCTTTTTTCCAGTGACTGCTTTTTGGGGAAGttcaatttatttgtatttaattggGGGATAATTTATTTGAGAGAAAATGCATTTTAGAGcctgtaaatttaaaacttttgttttaaacTGCCAGCTGAATTATTTTTACTGGGAAACAGATAGGTGTGCGCTCCTAGTTCTCTTAATATGGGAGAGATGCCTCCAAGCCATACTTGATACTGTATGAAGTCATTTTGGTTCCATACAatttatattctagatactattttttctgggctcttaatttactttatcttttacatggttttagttttttactCATACTAGTTTTGATGATTGTGaagttattttgttaaaaatttttttctttgttttacattAGCTTGACAGCAAAAAGATCTACTGTGATAAGaatgtttcagggcttccctggtggtgcagtggttgagagtctgcctgccgatgcaggggacgcgtgttcgtgccccagtccgggaggatcccgcatgctgcggagcggctgggcccgtgagccatggccgctgagcctgcgcgtccggagcctgtgctccgcaaccggagaggccacaacagtgagaggcccacgtactgcaaaaaaaaaaaaaaaaaaaaaaaaggatgtttcaACAAAACATAGTTTGTAcggtctcattttattttcacttatagAAATGGTGGAATCAATGAAGAAAGTAGCAGGGATGGATGTGGAGTTGACAGTTGAAGAAAGAAACCTCCTATCTGTTGCATATAAAAATGTGATTGGAGCTAGAAGAGCTTCCTGGAGGATAATCAGCAGCAttgaacagaaagaagaaaacaagggaggAGAAGACAAACTAAAAATGATTCGGGAATATCGGCAAATGGTGAGATTGTCATATCCTAGACAAGTTTAAAGAATGATGTCTTAGGTGGTGGACTGTTTAAATCATAGCCTAGTACACACATTGTTGTATACCTGtgtaatgtatattttacattttaatgtatttacatCTTTCACCCACCTGGATTGGGAATTATAGGCTATTTCAGGACAGAGgagaagaaatttttttccttggaaGCTGCAGAGAGTAGTGTTGAGCACCACACAAGTAAAGAACTAAtttaatctctgtttttattgtggtaactACAAAATACTTCCTTGAGTGACTTGAAATTACCATTCAGgacaatttaacaaatatttgtgtgCCTGTTATGTGCCACACCAGTTGCTAGGTGTTATGTGCAAAGTTGAGACAGTTACAGTTAATATCTTTATGGAAGATCAGTCTagtcattgtttttttaatagaatagAAAGTATCCGAGGGCATTGGACGTTATTTCATAAAGTTATTGTTTCATATATTACACGTGGGTATATACGGATATGTAATGTTTTATTGTGGGTTTTGGTCAAAAAAGTTTGATctagtgcagtggttctcaaccagaggTGACTTTGCTCCTCAgaggatatttggcaatgtctagaggcATTTTGGGTTGTCACAACTTGACAGTTCTGCTGGTATTTTAGTGGGTAGAAATGAGGATACTGCTGAGCATCCTGTTATGCATAGAACAGCTCCCACTGTTGAGAAACTGATTCTAGTGGAACTGATTCTAAACACACTCTTAAGAGTACAGTGAGGGAAATAACAGAAGCAGTCACAAAGTTAGCATGGGGAGTAGTAAATTTGGTagggggagggaaaagggaaacGTTTACTGACTAACATGGGGagatatttgtaatatatataattgtgCAAGATACTGTATTTAATCTTTAAATGACCGTGTAAAGGGTATTACTCCAGTTCATAGATGGGAAAACAGAGGTGTTCTGAGTGATTAACATACCTGGGGTTACAGAGAAGGTGGTTAGCTGGTACCAGTGTGACCATTACTTTCAAATATGTTGAAAAAAGAATATGGATTGTCGGTAGACAAGTTTGGTGTCTCAGAGGGATGAGGAAATGAGCAAGTGCTAAAGAGGTAAGTCTGTGAACTAGATTGTGGGATTTGGGATAAGTAGGAAAGGaagcaggaagcaaagagaggacCTGATAAATTGGGAGAAGATGAAAGAGTCAAGAGGCTGGAATTTAAGACTTCCAGGATAGAACAGCACAGTTAGGAGTATGGACAAGTGAGGGTCATGGAGTTGAGATGAAGGAACTGTGTTGAAACGAACATGATAATACCTTGATGTGATACCCGGAATTGGAGAGGTAAGCTGTAGATACTCAGTGAATGTGGGTGAAGAGCCTGTGGAGATCTACTAATAACAGaaattgagaaattaaaacatagtgGATGAGCTTCCAAGGAGGAAGGGTTTTGGAGTATTAGGAGAGCAGTCATACTGAGTCAGTGAGGAGTTAAGAGAGTCAGAAATCATCCTTCTCTTAGAGCAGACTATCTTTTCTTGAAAAGCCATAAAGAAGGTAGTTTATTCAGGAGAAAGCTGGTTTTACTTAGGATTAGAAAGAGATtataggagaagagagagtggGCGAATTATTTACAGTGGGAAGGAGGAGGTTCCAGAGGGCATGAAATGAATTTGGAAAGGTTGAACAATGTCACTGTAGTAATAGAAAATGGAAAGCAgactgtgtatatatgtttagGAGTAGTGTGCGTTTTGGGCATGATAAACGAATTGGGACGAGTGGCAATATTTCCTTTAGTTTACAGATTTTTGGTGTTGTAACTGGCTATGGATCTACCACTCAGGTGGTTGGCTGTTGAGCATAGTAGTGGTTAGAAATGTGAGCCTTGGAAGCAGAATACCTTGGTTTGAATTTTTATTCCATCCCTTACAAACTGTGACTAACCATGCAACCTTACCTGGGTTCAAGTTCTCACTCTGCCTCTTAAGTTCTTTAAGTTAGTGATCTTTGGACGAATATAGTAATCTTTGTTTTCCCATTAAGTGGAGACAATAGTTGCTACCTCGTTAAAGAAGCTACTTAATATAAATGTGCTGCACTTAGTAAGTAGTAATCACTGTTAGTTCTGTAGTTGAACTGTGAGGTTTTTTTAAGCACTTAAGTAATGGCACATAGGAAGAAAGACTTTCATTAACCGGACACAGCTTGTCTCTGCTTTTTTAtcaagagagggaaggggggtttggagagggaggggtatgcaTGTTATCTTCTCCAAAACCAGAGATAGAATGtggtaatttatatataatttcttaaacaatttttttgacttttttttcaggTTGAGACTGAGCTAAAGTTAATCTGTTGTGACATTCTGGATGTACTGGACAAACACCTCATTCCAGCAGCTAACACTGGCGAGTCCAAGgttttctattataaaatgtAGGTTCTATACTAGAAGGGAAAATGTCAGATTAAATGTTGGCTCTCTTAGAATCATCACTTTTTTATGTAGGTttacaacattttatttaatgttggAAAGATAGTTACGGGAGGAGTGAGTCTCaagaattaaattaatttttgaatactCATTTGCAGATTCACTGCTAAGAAGAGTCAATATTACTGCATTTAAGGTGGTCAAACTATTACTGTAAAAATGTACTAAGTTTTGCTTTACCTATTCATAGTCATTTGCTTGTGTGGGGCTGCCCCCCTAGCTACAAGCAGTGCATTACAcagttcagtcttttttttttttttgcggtacgtgggcctctcaccgctgcggcccctcccgccgcggagcacaggctctggacacgtaggcccagtggccatggctcacggtcccagccactccgcagcacgaacccgcgtcccccacatcggcaggcggaccccccaaccactgcgccaccagggaagccccacagttcaGTCTTAACAATTTATATGGAAGTTTTATTTCATGATTAACAAACTGTTGTGCCATTCTTTGGAAccactttttatatttaattctcgTCTATCAAGTGAtaaatttgttgatttttgaGCCTTTTCAGTTAATTTCTCTAGGATTTGGCTTATATTTGGCAATGTGAAATCTCTGAGGAGGAAAACTAAATAGATGAGTCAGTCATTCCTGAAAGAGGCTTTTTGAAATTATTGAAGTATACCGGTTTCATATTTTTGTCACATATGTGATCTTATGTAATACAGAAAACTTGTAACAACttatttaaaaagcattattcctaattctgtgttttgtttttgttttgttttaggaaagGGGACTACCACAGGTATCTGGCTGAATTTGCCACAGGAAATGACAGGAAGGAAGCTGCGGAGAACAGCCTAGTGGCTTATAAAGCTGCTAGTGATATTGCAATGACAGAACTTCCACCAACACATCCCATTCGCTTAGGTCTTGCTCTCAATTTTTCCGTATTCTACTATGAAATTCTTAATTCCCCTGACCGTGCCTGCAGGTAGGTCATGAAGGAGAACAAACGCTCTCACTATGAAAGTAAAAAAGGGTTACAAAGGAGAATAGCAACttgttttttgtcttgttccttggGACTGCCTTCGTTGGCTTGGTCCTGTAATAAAGAATTATTCTGGCTTTTAATGCAGCTGTTTTGAATGATATAAAGACAGACCTATCTCATTTCACTAGGATAGCAGTTAGGATAATTATGTTGATGGGGAAAAATTTGATTGGTAGATTGAAAAGAATCTTGTTACAGAGTAAGAGGAAGGAATGAGAAATTTTCATCATAGAATTATCTTCATTTCTGTATATTAGCTTTCAGTCTTTATAGCATGTGTTTAATATAGTTATGCTCTTAGTGTACAtgtcattttgtattttctgtcATAAAATTTGGCATCCTATTGACGTATGTAAAAGTACTCCCCCATTTATACTTCAgattgttacctttttttttttggggtgggggtgggggtgggtacgcaggcctctcactgttgtggcctctcccattgcggagcacaggctccggacgcgcaggctcagtggccatggctcaagggcccagccgctccgcagcatgtgggatcttcccagactggggcacgaacccatgtcccctgcattggcaggcggactctcaaccactgcgccaccagggaagcgctgttCCCAATTTTTGATACacatataaatttaagaaatatctTTATGTACatagctttttactttttaaatatacataacatgaagtttagcgttcttttttttttaaattaatttatttattggctgcattgggtctttgttgcggtgtgtgggcttctcgttgcggtggcttcttttgttgcggagcacgggctctaggtgcgtgggtttcagtagttgtggcttgcgggctctagagcgcaggctcagtagttgtagcacacgggcttagttgctctgcagcatgtgggatcttcccggaccagggctcgaacccctgtcccctgcattggcaggcggattcttaaccactgtgccatcagggaagccctagcattttgtttttaaatgtgcaattcagtggtattaagtacacaCACAGTATTGTCTGTCACCactatttctaaaactttttcatcacctgAAACAAACTGATCACTAAACAATAACTCCATATTTCCTTCTGCCCCAGTCCCTGGTAATCTCTACTTCCTGTCTTTATGAGTTTGCCTATTTTAGATATCTCATATAATAGGAATAatgtatttgttctttgtaaCTTCAGTGTTCTTGAGTATGTAGGAATCACATATTCCATGAAAGGAGAGATTTTCCTGATGTAAGGTGGATTCATTTGAgtgcaaataaatattaatttatctgaaaatattctaaatgttGCTAGTCGAGTTTGTCCAAACAGGTAATATGTCTTGACTAATAAAGAAGCTATAGCTGTTTAGCTGATAGTACTGGTTGAATCTCTCATTGCCATTCTCCAGGCTAGCTGTCCCACACGTAGCTTCAACTTAGTCCTTTCCATGCTTTTGCTTTAATTGGAAGTGTGCTATTTGTGCTCTTTTCCTACCCATTAATTAGTTCAAATATGACTTCCCCATTTGCTCCTCCTCTTGGGTCCCTAAAGTACTTTCTCCAGGATAGCACTTCATCCTCCTATTATAGTATTTATGTGTCAGTCCCTCTATTcttagatgttttaaaaagttcattGTGGACCCAGGTTatgtctctctttcctcttttcttttccccacccGTGTCCATCGTCACTTGGTGTACATAGTACACAGTACTCAATAAGTGAATgtgaattttgtttcattttaactgTAGTAATTCGCTTATGTGATCACATTTTTGTGAGTTCTAGATTGCCTAGTTTTCTTCCTTGCTCCATTAACATTAAATTCTGTTGGATTAAATTGTGATACTgtctcagaattttctttttgcattaaaACTTTGGTGAACTGTTGACTAGAATTTGGAAATACCTTTAATATGCATGTATTTTGGTGGTGGATTAGAATGGGATTTGGTCTGCTTGTCAAAAGCATAGTCATAAGTGGAACTCCAAAAGTTCCACTAGTTCCAAAGTTGCTggattacaaaattaaaaagggaATTAATAGGAAGTTAATTTTCATCAGTTACATctgcttttcctttatttcagtgCCTAAACCCAAGCATTCAGTGTCGATATTACTGTGTGATAACTGAAGAAAAGACTGAAATTTAACTTATGTCATTTCCAATTCTGGTTTTGgacttttttagtttatttttgtaatacaTTTATGTAAACACTTGTAGGTTGGCAAAAGCAGCTTTTGATGATGCAATTGCAGAACTGGATACGCTGAGTGAAGAAAGCTATAAGGACTCTACGCTTATCATGCAGTTGTTACGTGATAATCTGACACTATGGACTTCAGACATGCAGGGTGATGGTAAGGAGACTGAAGTTAAAGTGTTGTCTCTTTCAGTTGTTGGATCTGTTTACTCTTAGAAGTTGAAATTTCTTTACATTAAGCTACAATTTAGACTCAACAGCCTTTCCTCCAGACTATCAAATTTTGATTACTGCCTTTACCGGAAATGATATCAAAGTACAGTCTTCCATTTTGGTCTGTAAGATGATAAAAGACCTGTTTGGGAAAGGGGATCTTTTGTTAATATTCAAAGATTTAAAGTTTTGCCTCTAATACTGTTTGCTAAACTTAGTTTACCTCTTCTCTCACACTGTGTTTtgaaagatggagggagaggaagcagttCATATTATCATTACTCAGATTCAATTTTAGGGGGTCTAAGGTTAATTGTATTTGATTGTCATGATCATTGCTTTGGCTGAGTGGTAATCCTCAGGTTAAAACTAGATGGttagggggaaaggtaagctgtgacaaagtgagagggtggcatggacatatatacactaccaaacgtaaaataactagtgggaagcagccgcatagcacagggagatcagctcggtgctttgtgatcacctagaggggtgggatggggaggatgggagggagggagacacaagagggaagagatatgggaatatatgtatatgtataactgattcactttgttataaagcagaaactaacacaccattgtaaagcaattatacttcaataaagatgttaaaaaaaacccaaaaacaactAGATGGTTATAAGCAGATGtttatgaagcatcttttctgtgtGGAAATCTTTTATCTAAAAAAAGAACTAGTGTTACCTCTGTATTCTACACAACAAATGGCATGTCCTGCCCATAGGTCCTTATTTAAGAGGTCTGTGTAGTGTCTTGTTTTCTAGCGTTGCAGTTGTAAATAGTTactagaatattttataaaatttaatcttGTGATgggcggtggggtggggtggctgCTTAATGTTTCTTCCAGTTGTAAAAGGCCAAATTTGTCACGTTTCTtgattttaaaggatattttattCTGCCCATTTCTAAAGAATTGTTTTAATCCATGATACATCATTGAAGGAGGGGGGATGGGACAGGGAGATGGACACAAACTAGTGTGGCATGATAATTATGAGAGTTTTTGTAATTGGTGGTGGTGATATGGGGAGTGGAAATAAAGTTTCTTGTCATTTTCAGCTACAGATCCTTTAAGAGTGTATTACCCAAACTGAAGCATATGTTGTATTGCTTGAGGCTAGCTGTACTTTCCGTTGGTCAAACCAACATGTTGTACTGTATTTGGAAGCATactttttaaagatgtatttGAAAATGGGTGTCAGGGCATGTAGGTTGGCAGTGGAAGGATAGAGTCAGATTTTAGAATTACCTTGAGTCATGGTCCTGAAGTGAGAATTAGGTGACTCAGCTTCTAAAGTGCACCAGCTTGATGAACTATTTAGAAACTTGACTAGGGTTGGCATGAGATATGTGGCACATGTGACCTACTTGCACACTTTACCGACAAAGCCAGATGGAGTCACAGATGACTTTTCATTCAACACAGCACTTGAGGGGCAACCAGTACCAGTCTGTGGGACTCAAAACCAATTTAACTATCTCTGAACTAATGACTAAGGTTCCTTCCAGCTTTAAATTCTATTGTATTCTAACAATAACTACTAAGAAGAATGGCCAAATAGCTGTGGACTCTTCACAGTCACCCCCAGCTCAGAGAAGACTAATATCTCTGCCTGTTTGAGGGGATAAAAGGAAAGCATGTGGAGAGTTTGGTAAGCGGTTATTGACCTATAAGTAAGCTCTATACCTCTTTGACCTCTGGGGATGTTTTTTTGAGGGTGAAAAGTAACAAAAAGAAGGTGACtttgaaaagcaattttttttagaCATTTGATCCCAGCTCTTATAACTAAGTTGCTAGAttacaaaaataaagtctatatttttcattatcaCTCATAACCAGGAATTGATTGAGGGTAGACTGTATGTCACTCCATTTTTATACAGAACCAAAGATATGCTTTTTCTTGGTTATTGAGCATTGTTTTATGAAATGGATCATTTAAAAATAGGGTATCTTTAGATTTGTTATGTTTTCATAGTTGGGAAGGTTCTTTGTACAaaatgttttattacattttaggGTAGATTTCTCTTTAATcctaaaacacttaaaaatctaGTGAAATTCAGTTGCATcagttccttttcattttgtaaattgaCCAATTAATTAAATTTGGTCGAAACAGACTGATTTTCATTTAAGAGGTTTGTCACAAAATATTTGGAATTAAGAAGCAGTTTAATGTGAAAAATTCAAGTGGTCTATCTTgaaattttagcaatattaagcTATCTGGATTTACAAATTGTTGTCGGTACTAGGAAATTATTTGCTAGTTTTGCTAAAAGGTAGAGTATTACATGTTTCATTAAATTGGTTTTGTGATTTAGAATCAATGCTGAATGTAGAAGAATTTTGGTCATGAAATTGGTCAGGATGTTACTTGCATTTATTTTAAGGATTATTTAGatggttttctccttttttactttaaatatgaaaaatggtGTCAAAAACCTTTTGAATTGAGGGTTTCTAAAGGAAGAAGTATATATTCACAAGCCTTTACTTACACGTTTATATGTTATTAACAGCAGAGTATGTTAATGTCTGTCTGGGTCTTTTGAAACATAATTCTTTAAAGGGAGCACCACTTTTTCTCATCAAGTGATTTCAGTCCTTTTCTCTTAACCTGTGGTCAGAGGACTGTTAAATACACAAGTCCATAGAGAGGAAATGTGTTCGCTCTGCCcgttcccctcctcccctccaaatCTAGAAACTGGGCAAAGAAATATGTATCTGAAGAACCCTTTTTGCCCCCCTTCTGTATACCTTTTAAGAGGATATTATTACATCCTCTTAAAAAGGAACAGATTATTTCTTAGAGTGAAGTTCATACAAAGTAAAAGGATCAAAATCTGACTCCCCTAAATCATTGATGTTTCCTTTGTCCTGctcttggtttatttttcttgtaatgttgCTTTCATATGATtgttctccctccctttctccttgcAATATAGATTCCTAAAGGAAAATCCAACTCTTCCTTTCCTAAAAACTCTACTTTGTAAGTCATTATCATGGCACAGTGAATTCTGCTTTTAGTTTTGGTTCTTCACTAATCATGCCTGCATATCATCATCTTGTCGCTTAAAAAACTGCCTGTTCTACATTCCAGGATGTGAAACCTTCTAAGACATTTATGATCTGCTACCCCTGTCTACCTCTGTTTGGGTGTGACTTATGTGACAGTATTTTTATGCCAAAGTTACTTGGAACTTTTGGCAAATCTAATGGTTGCTTATGAGTAAATTAGAGTGTGCTCTGTTGTTGTATGTTAACCATATTTTGGCAGTGTATGGCTGTTAAAAATGAGTGAACGTTCCTATCATTTCCTAAGTTTGAATACATTATTCTTTGGGGGAACAGTTGGGTGGACCATCATTTTTTCCCTCAGTAAATAGTTACTTTTGTCTTTCCTTGCACGACTTTTTCTAAATGTGATTCAAAAATCTTCATGTACATTAAGTACTTTTACACAATCAGTGTCAAATATTTTTAtcacaaaaatgttaaaatgactGAAACTATCTTTACTTAACCCTTATTGTCATGACAGCATTTATTGTATCAAGGTCTTTAAGACTGTTTAAAAGCATTCCTCAGAGTTTTGCTTTATGTCTGTAGGCAGCCGGTCTTAGTGTCATTTGTCCATTCTAATTAAGTAATTTAACAAGCACTATGAATGGATGGGTTGTCTGAACTATCA
This sequence is a window from Pseudorca crassidens isolate mPseCra1 chromosome 19, mPseCra1.hap1, whole genome shotgun sequence. Protein-coding genes within it:
- the YWHAE gene encoding 14-3-3 protein epsilon isoform X2; the protein is MDDREDLVYQAKLAEQAERYDEMVESMKKVAGMDVELTVEERNLLSVAYKNVIGARRASWRIISSIEQKEENKGGEDKLKMIREYRQMVETELKLICCDILDVLDKHLIPAANTGESKVFYYKMKGDYHRYLAEFATGNDRKEAAENSLVAYKAASDIAMTELPPTHPIRLGLALNFSVFYYEILNSPDRACRLAKAAFDDAIAELDTLSEESYKDSTLIMQLLRDNLTLWTSDMQGDDS
- the YWHAE gene encoding 14-3-3 protein epsilon isoform X1, which translates into the protein MDDREDLVYQAKLAEQAERYDEMVESMKKVAGMDVELTVEERNLLSVAYKNVIGARRASWRIISSIEQKEENKGGEDKLKMIREYRQMVETELKLICCDILDVLDKHLIPAANTGESKVFYYKMKGDYHRYLAEFATGNDRKEAAENSLVAYKAASDIAMTELPPTHPIRLGLALNFSVFYYEILNSPDRACRLAKAAFDDAIAELDTLSEESYKDSTLIMQLLRDNLTLWTSDMQGDGEEQNKEALQDVEDENQ